Proteins from one Gimesia maris genomic window:
- the lepA gene encoding translation elongation factor 4: MATEPRLIRNFSIVAHIDHGKSTLADQLLLQTGAITQREFKAQILDDLQIEQDRGITVKARTVVIYYEYKGEKYELNLIDTPGHVDFHYEVSRSLAACEGALLLVDAFQGVQAQSVANAYASINANLTIIPVVNKIDLPITRIDEVLEEVETVIGLDPSDALMVSAKTGIGVKDVLDAIVERIPPPSGLADAPLKALVFDSKYDHYRGVVTYVRVVQGTIEKGQTVVLMRGGTKLDIIDIGQFTPHMKAVKSLGPGQVGYLVSGAKELDNVHVGDTIANPRNLPEAPLPGYQKPQQMVFCGMYPIEATDFEKLRDELSKLSLNDASFSFVPETSDALGFGFRCGFLGMLHMEIIQQRLEQEFNIDLLQTAPNVTYEILERNGDIVLIDNPQDVPDASRIDEFREPIALVTFILPAENIGTMMQLCADRRGIYKNTEYLGTNRAQLIYELPLAEIVYDMYDRLKSATRGYGTMDYEILGFRPADLVKMDILVKSEKVDALSTIVHRSQSERRGRALVKRLKEEISKHQFEIPVQAAIGGKIIARETIKALKKNVTAKCYGGDITRKRKLWEKQKEGKKRLKQFGQVEIPQKAFLAVLDATKDE; this comes from the coding sequence ATGGCTACAGAGCCCCGTCTGATTCGAAACTTTTCGATCGTCGCTCACATCGATCATGGAAAGAGTACGCTGGCAGATCAGCTGTTGCTGCAGACCGGTGCCATCACGCAACGCGAATTCAAAGCGCAGATCCTGGACGACCTGCAGATTGAGCAGGATCGCGGGATTACCGTAAAAGCACGCACGGTTGTAATCTACTATGAGTACAAAGGGGAGAAGTACGAACTTAACCTCATCGACACACCCGGCCACGTGGACTTCCATTATGAAGTTTCCCGCAGCCTGGCGGCCTGTGAAGGCGCGCTGCTGCTGGTCGATGCGTTTCAGGGTGTGCAGGCACAAAGCGTGGCGAATGCTTACGCCAGTATCAATGCGAACCTGACGATCATTCCGGTGGTGAATAAGATCGACCTGCCGATCACGCGGATTGATGAAGTGCTGGAAGAAGTCGAAACCGTCATTGGTCTGGATCCTTCCGACGCCCTGATGGTAAGCGCCAAAACCGGTATTGGTGTCAAAGATGTTCTGGATGCCATCGTCGAACGCATTCCTCCCCCCAGTGGTCTGGCAGATGCACCACTCAAAGCGCTGGTGTTTGACAGCAAGTACGACCACTACCGGGGTGTGGTTACCTACGTGCGTGTGGTACAGGGAACAATCGAAAAAGGCCAGACCGTTGTTCTGATGCGGGGTGGCACAAAGCTGGACATTATCGATATTGGCCAGTTCACACCGCATATGAAAGCCGTCAAATCACTGGGACCAGGCCAGGTAGGCTACCTCGTCAGCGGCGCGAAAGAACTTGATAACGTGCATGTGGGGGATACCATCGCCAACCCACGGAATCTTCCCGAAGCACCGCTGCCCGGTTATCAGAAACCGCAACAAATGGTGTTCTGCGGCATGTACCCGATTGAAGCGACTGACTTCGAAAAACTGCGGGACGAATTATCAAAACTGAGCCTGAACGACGCCAGCTTCAGCTTCGTCCCGGAAACCAGTGATGCGCTCGGCTTCGGTTTCCGTTGTGGCTTCCTGGGCATGCTGCATATGGAAATCATTCAGCAGCGACTCGAGCAGGAATTCAATATCGACCTGCTGCAGACCGCACCAAACGTGACCTATGAAATTCTGGAGCGGAACGGCGATATTGTGCTGATCGATAATCCTCAGGATGTCCCCGATGCCAGCCGCATCGACGAATTCCGTGAACCAATCGCGCTGGTCACATTTATTCTGCCGGCTGAAAACATTGGCACGATGATGCAGCTGTGTGCGGATCGACGCGGCATTTATAAAAATACAGAGTACCTGGGAACAAATCGTGCGCAATTGATTTACGAGTTGCCTCTCGCCGAAATCGTGTACGACATGTACGACCGCCTGAAGAGTGCCACCCGCGGCTATGGAACAATGGATTATGAAATCCTCGGGTTCCGCCCCGCTGACCTGGTGAAGATGGATATTCTCGTCAAAAGTGAAAAAGTCGACGCACTGTCGACCATCGTGCACCGCTCGCAGTCCGAACGCCGTGGACGTGCCCTGGTGAAACGCCTCAAGGAAGAGATCTCCAAACATCAGTTTGAAATCCCGGTCCAGGCTGCTATCGGCGGAAAGATCATTGCCCGCGAAACGATCAAAGCCCTGAAAAAGAATGTGACCGCCAAATGTTATGGTGGTGATATCACGCGGAAGCGCAAGCTTTGGGAAAAGCAGAAAGAGGGCAAAAAACGTCTCAAACAGTTCGGGCAGGTCGAAATTCCACAGAAAGCGTTTCTGGCCGTACTCGATGCTACCAAGGACGAATAA
- the lptB gene encoding LPS export ABC transporter ATP-binding protein gives MALLECVGLVKDYPGKRAVDGVDFYVERGEIVGLLGPNGAGKTTTFRMACGMVAPTKGRVFLEDTDVTSWPMYKRARQGMGYLPQDESVFVKLSIEQNIYAILEFLDVTRKQRHETVDRLLDQFGLTAKRKQIASTLSGGERRRLEIARCLASSPELILLDEPFTGIDPVTIHDIQDIIADLRDDGISILLTDHRERETLTITDRSYIISAGQVLVSGDAETVLSDASAQALYFGKRFDKGSIIEGREAFGTRGSDREAA, from the coding sequence ATGGCATTACTGGAATGTGTGGGCCTGGTGAAAGATTATCCCGGTAAACGGGCCGTCGACGGCGTCGACTTCTATGTGGAGCGCGGTGAGATCGTCGGTCTGCTGGGACCCAACGGTGCAGGTAAAACGACCACCTTCCGTATGGCCTGCGGCATGGTGGCTCCCACCAAAGGCCGCGTGTTTCTCGAAGACACTGACGTCACGAGCTGGCCCATGTATAAACGGGCCCGGCAGGGCATGGGTTACCTGCCTCAGGATGAAAGCGTCTTTGTGAAACTTTCGATCGAGCAGAACATCTATGCCATCCTCGAATTTCTGGATGTCACTCGCAAACAGAGGCACGAAACCGTCGATCGCCTGCTGGACCAGTTTGGTCTGACAGCGAAACGCAAACAGATTGCTTCCACCCTGTCCGGGGGAGAGCGACGACGATTGGAAATTGCCCGTTGCCTGGCCAGTTCCCCCGAACTGATTCTGCTCGATGAACCGTTTACCGGAATTGACCCGGTCACAATTCACGATATTCAGGATATCATTGCCGATCTGCGGGATGATGGCATTTCGATTCTGCTGACCGACCACCGGGAACGGGAAACATTAACCATTACAGACCGCAGTTATATCATCTCGGCTGGTCAGGTGCTGGTCAGCGGAGATGCGGAAACCGTGCTCAGTGACGCCTCCGCACAGGCCCTCTATTTTGGGAAACGGTTCGACAAAGGCTCGATCATCGAAGGACGCGAAGCTTTCGGTACACGAGGCAGCGATCGCGAAGCGGCGTAG
- a CDS encoding sulfatase-like hydrolase/transferase, translating to MKFQLRFFIPLLLACCLTGSGSLLHAAEQQSTRPNIILCMTDDQGWGETGFMGHPILKTPHLDEMAASSLRLDRFYAAAPVCSPTRGSFLTGRHPNRFACFSWGHTLRPQEVTVAEAVKSVGYTTGHFGKWHLGSVQSNSPVSPGNSGFDEWVSSPNFYENDPYMSHNGVVKQLKGESSRVTVDAALDFIKQADKDKKPFLAVIWFGNPHTPHEAVSELKDLYPDQKPNFQNYFGEISGVDRAMGHLRSQLRDLGLAENTLLWFTSDNGPRPPQFKTEEARSQATGGLAGFKGNLWEGGVRVPSLIEWPAVIKKPEVSNVPCGTIDIYPTVLAMTGAKVSHQPQLDGVSLLPLIEGQMTARGRPMGFWTYPEKGHPKRSTDILLALQKQQSPGHPNPKGPAPDADAGSLKTQYPKDKLPGAAALVDGNFKLLKMETKRGKPRYTLYDLVKDPAEKQDLSQVDPQRLKKMKAALADWQHSVVDSLNGKDYAD from the coding sequence ATGAAATTTCAACTTCGATTTTTTATCCCTCTCCTGCTGGCATGCTGTTTGACGGGATCGGGTTCCCTGCTGCATGCGGCAGAGCAGCAATCCACGCGACCAAATATCATCTTATGTATGACCGATGACCAGGGCTGGGGGGAAACCGGCTTTATGGGACATCCCATTCTGAAGACACCCCACCTGGATGAAATGGCTGCCAGCAGCTTGAGGCTGGACCGCTTTTATGCGGCTGCACCAGTCTGCTCCCCCACCCGAGGCAGCTTCCTGACAGGCAGACATCCCAACCGTTTTGCCTGCTTCAGTTGGGGCCATACTCTCAGACCTCAGGAAGTCACCGTCGCCGAAGCAGTGAAGTCTGTCGGTTATACCACCGGACATTTTGGGAAATGGCACCTGGGTTCTGTCCAGTCGAACAGCCCGGTTTCTCCCGGCAACAGTGGGTTCGACGAATGGGTCTCCAGCCCCAACTTTTACGAAAATGATCCCTATATGAGCCACAATGGCGTTGTCAAACAGCTTAAAGGGGAAAGCTCACGCGTAACCGTCGACGCGGCGCTGGATTTCATTAAGCAGGCTGACAAGGATAAAAAACCGTTTCTCGCGGTGATCTGGTTCGGAAATCCACATACGCCTCACGAAGCGGTCTCTGAATTGAAAGACCTGTATCCAGACCAGAAACCCAACTTTCAAAATTATTTTGGTGAGATCAGCGGCGTGGATCGGGCCATGGGACATTTGCGGAGTCAACTGCGAGATCTGGGGCTGGCGGAAAATACTCTACTCTGGTTTACCAGTGATAACGGGCCGCGGCCTCCGCAGTTCAAGACTGAAGAGGCACGCTCTCAGGCGACCGGCGGTCTGGCAGGTTTCAAGGGGAATCTCTGGGAGGGCGGCGTCCGTGTGCCTTCTCTCATTGAGTGGCCTGCCGTCATCAAAAAACCGGAGGTTTCAAATGTGCCCTGTGGTACGATCGATATTTATCCCACCGTCCTGGCAATGACCGGCGCGAAAGTTTCGCATCAGCCTCAGCTGGATGGTGTCAGTCTGCTTCCATTAATTGAAGGGCAGATGACAGCGCGAGGCAGGCCAATGGGCTTCTGGACCTATCCGGAGAAAGGACACCCTAAACGCAGTACCGATATCTTATTGGCGCTGCAGAAGCAGCAGTCACCGGGGCACCCCAACCCCAAAGGTCCCGCGCCGGATGCTGACGCCGGCAGCCTGAAGACACAGTATCCCAAAGACAAATTGCCGGGCGCAGCGGCTCTGGTCGACGGCAATTTCAAACTGTTGAAAATGGAAACCAAACGGGGGAAACCCAGATATACACTTTATGATCTGGTGAAAGATCCTGCAGAAAAACAGGATCTGTCCCAGGTCGATCCCCAGAGGTTGAAGAAGATGAAAGCCGCTTTAGCAGACTGGCAGCATTCCGTGGTCGATAGTCTGAACGGCAAAGATTATGCTGACTGA
- a CDS encoding ROK family protein, which yields MNPTKHNSPYFVGIDIGGTNVKVGIVDDTGKSLAFCKTKTEVDKGVEAGLKNIYQAIADVLSDCQFTMDDIKAIGIATPGTMDIPGGKLVDPPNLPTWKDFPIRQTVSDHYSGKKTIYQNDANAAAYGEYWIGGAREARSLVLWTLGTGVGCGIIIDEMIIEGRHSHGGECGHMIIQMANGRLCDSGQYGTLEAYSGGKSLVRHCQELLDAGRSSLLHSMTEGGEELTPLLISKAAEQEDELAIELIMESAMCLGVGTTTLMHTIDPDMILFGGAVTFGGRDSELGQRFMQRIRDEARQRAFKVPYENTIIDFAELGSDAGYIGVAGCARLACRKEETNDKN from the coding sequence ATGAACCCGACAAAACACAATAGTCCTTATTTTGTCGGCATTGATATTGGTGGAACGAATGTCAAAGTCGGCATCGTCGATGATACGGGAAAGTCGCTGGCATTCTGTAAGACGAAAACCGAGGTTGATAAAGGCGTTGAAGCCGGACTGAAAAACATCTACCAGGCCATTGCGGATGTGCTTTCAGACTGCCAGTTTACGATGGATGACATCAAAGCGATCGGAATTGCCACTCCCGGAACCATGGATATTCCGGGCGGTAAGCTGGTTGATCCTCCCAACCTGCCCACCTGGAAAGATTTTCCGATCCGCCAGACTGTCAGTGATCATTATTCGGGAAAAAAGACGATCTATCAAAATGATGCGAATGCAGCTGCTTACGGCGAATACTGGATTGGCGGAGCCCGCGAGGCACGCAGCCTGGTACTCTGGACTCTGGGCACAGGCGTAGGTTGTGGTATTATTATAGATGAGATGATAATAGAAGGCCGTCACTCCCACGGGGGTGAATGCGGGCATATGATTATTCAGATGGCCAACGGCCGATTGTGTGATTCGGGACAATATGGAACACTGGAAGCGTACTCTGGCGGCAAATCGCTGGTACGTCACTGTCAGGAACTATTGGATGCAGGCCGCAGCTCACTGCTTCATTCGATGACAGAAGGCGGGGAAGAACTGACTCCCCTGCTGATCTCAAAAGCGGCTGAACAGGAGGACGAACTGGCGATTGAATTGATCATGGAATCGGCAATGTGCCTGGGCGTGGGAACCACGACACTCATGCATACCATTGACCCGGACATGATCCTGTTTGGCGGAGCCGTCACGTTCGGAGGCCGGGACTCTGAACTCGGGCAACGCTTCATGCAGCGGATTCGAGATGAAGCCAGACAGCGTGCCTTCAAAGTCCCCTACGAAAACACGATCATCGACTTTGCAGAACTTGGTTCCGATGCTGGTTACATCGGTGTCGCCGGCTGTGCCCGCCTGGCCTGCCGCAAAGAAGAAACGAATGATAAAAACTGA
- a CDS encoding SDR family NAD(P)-dependent oxidoreductase, whose protein sequence is MKLEGRNALITGASRGIGRGCAMEMAKAGANVGINYRSHPEEAEEAAEEARSYGVKAITIQADVSDQKSVEAAVAQVTEEFGSLDLFVSNSAYSDRELILDADMEGFRRTIDVTMWGAFFGVRAAAGQMVKQGNGGSIVVISSPHAVIAIPTSAAYNMAKAAIDHMARTAAIEFAPHKIRVNTVHPGWIDTPGERKFFTDEQLQAGAENIPWKRLGMPNEVGKLVTFLSSSDADYMTGGTSTIDGGISLPWWSKRSEGGQ, encoded by the coding sequence ATGAAGCTGGAAGGGCGAAATGCGCTCATAACAGGGGCCTCCCGGGGAATCGGCCGGGGTTGTGCAATGGAGATGGCCAAAGCAGGGGCCAACGTCGGCATCAACTATCGTTCTCACCCTGAGGAAGCAGAAGAAGCAGCAGAAGAAGCACGCTCGTACGGCGTCAAAGCCATCACCATTCAGGCTGACGTTTCCGACCAGAAATCAGTCGAAGCCGCAGTCGCTCAGGTTACTGAAGAATTCGGCAGCCTGGATCTGTTCGTTTCCAATTCTGCTTACAGTGATCGTGAACTGATTCTGGATGCTGACATGGAAGGCTTTCGACGAACCATCGATGTCACCATGTGGGGTGCCTTCTTTGGTGTGCGGGCTGCCGCCGGCCAGATGGTGAAACAGGGGAACGGGGGTTCGATCGTTGTCATCAGTTCGCCGCACGCGGTCATCGCCATTCCGACTTCCGCAGCATACAACATGGCCAAAGCGGCCATCGATCATATGGCCCGAACTGCGGCCATCGAATTTGCACCGCATAAAATTCGCGTCAACACCGTGCATCCCGGCTGGATTGATACCCCCGGTGAACGCAAATTCTTTACCGATGAGCAACTACAGGCCGGTGCGGAAAATATTCCCTGGAAACGTCTGGGAATGCCCAATGAGGTTGGTAAGCTGGTCACCTTTCTCTCCAGCTCCGATGCAGATTATATGACGGGTGGCACATCGACGATCGATGGTGGGATCAGCCTGCCCTGGTGGTCAAAGCGTTCCGAGGGAGGCCAGTAA
- the dapF gene encoding diaminopimelate epimerase produces MKFTKMHGAGNDYVYVNCFEETLPEDIASLAIAVSDRHTGIGSDGLILICPSEKADAQMRMFNADGSESEMCGNGVRCVAKYVYDHGISNQQTLKIETGAGVLSLDLELAGSKVSQVRVNMGKPILTSAEIPTLLPGDPPVNAPLEVGAQTLEVTCVSMGNPHCITFVDEVNDHWVHGIGPQVEVHPMFPRRVNAEFIEVISPAELKMRVWERGSGETQACGTGACASAVAGVLTGRSERNVLIHLPGGDLRLEWADNDEVFMTGPAVEVYQGIWRGTQ; encoded by the coding sequence ATGAAATTTACGAAAATGCACGGGGCCGGCAACGACTATGTTTACGTCAACTGTTTTGAAGAGACGTTGCCAGAAGATATCGCCAGCCTGGCAATCGCGGTCAGTGATCGCCACACAGGCATCGGCTCCGATGGACTGATTCTGATCTGCCCTTCCGAAAAAGCAGACGCACAGATGCGGATGTTCAACGCGGACGGAAGCGAGTCGGAAATGTGTGGAAACGGCGTGCGCTGTGTTGCCAAGTATGTCTACGATCATGGCATCTCAAACCAGCAGACGTTGAAGATTGAAACCGGCGCGGGGGTCTTGAGTCTCGACCTGGAACTGGCGGGATCGAAGGTCAGTCAGGTCCGCGTGAATATGGGGAAACCGATTTTGACCAGCGCCGAGATCCCGACACTGCTGCCGGGAGATCCCCCGGTCAACGCTCCGCTGGAAGTGGGAGCGCAGACTCTGGAAGTGACCTGTGTCTCCATGGGCAATCCCCACTGCATCACCTTCGTCGACGAAGTGAACGACCACTGGGTACACGGAATCGGACCCCAGGTGGAAGTCCATCCCATGTTCCCCAGGCGGGTAAATGCAGAGTTCATTGAAGTCATTTCACCAGCCGAGCTGAAGATGCGTGTCTGGGAGCGGGGCTCAGGCGAAACCCAGGCCTGTGGTACGGGGGCCTGTGCCTCTGCCGTCGCGGGAGTGCTCACTGGCCGATCGGAAAGAAATGTGCTTATCCACTTGCCAGGTGGCGATTTACGTCTGGAGTGGGCCGATAACGATGAAGTGTTTATGACGGGCCCTGCCGTCGAAGTTTACCAGGGAATCTGGCGCGGAACGCAGTAA
- a CDS encoding HesB/IscA family protein produces the protein MAVTITENASKELKRYMEDQNVAEGSHLRIGIVSGGCSGFQYDFRFVDDVDTEKDNTSEQHGIKVVVDKKSDLYLDGTTLDYYESLEKRGFTFDNPNAVKSCGCGSSFSA, from the coding sequence ATGGCTGTCACAATTACTGAAAATGCTTCCAAAGAACTGAAGCGGTATATGGAAGACCAGAACGTCGCCGAGGGTTCACACTTGAGAATCGGAATCGTTTCTGGTGGTTGCAGTGGCTTCCAGTATGATTTCCGCTTCGTTGACGATGTTGATACTGAAAAAGACAACACGTCCGAACAACATGGGATCAAAGTGGTCGTCGATAAGAAAAGCGATCTCTACCTGGACGGAACGACTTTGGACTACTATGAAAGTCTCGAAAAACGGGGTTTCACATTCGATAACCCCAACGCTGTCAAATCCTGCGGTTGCGGCAGCAGTTTTTCTGCCTGA
- a CDS encoding 3-oxoacyl-ACP synthase, giving the protein MQTNGFALTEIVDLADHTDLFELLDNESVYTLSHQGFSAGFSSVKAISRSTGIETRRLLQPDLSPLDIATAIAEKLQLTVGFDWADCPAILLCHSHTRNQSARQLCDQLSEKLGVPSERFIALNYGCVGFIELLNRASKLLENHPAGVHIPLLTVETPEHWHDSSDKAFCGIVSAGATGTTLWSGPGHSLLHVETSTEYIPEERRKADVPLFWTEQGDMYDFRGQPEHKLVMHMDGESVFLNGVDLMLEACLKSYQEVSETTDRILIAPHQPSGKLLKAMIAAAKQIPISADFLNNLPNYGNSISSTIPTILARLDEVVENNGHAPVNPGDLILLPAAGICMDRLTDSMCIGRAALRWQPGRYRDES; this is encoded by the coding sequence ATGCAGACTAATGGATTTGCACTGACAGAAATCGTAGATCTGGCAGATCATACAGATCTGTTTGAACTATTAGATAATGAAAGTGTTTATACACTCTCTCACCAGGGTTTCAGCGCCGGTTTTTCCAGTGTGAAAGCGATCAGTCGCTCTACGGGCATCGAAACACGCCGCCTGTTGCAGCCAGATCTTTCACCACTGGATATCGCGACTGCGATTGCAGAAAAACTGCAACTGACCGTCGGCTTTGACTGGGCTGACTGCCCGGCAATCCTGCTGTGCCATTCGCACACCCGTAACCAGTCTGCCCGTCAGCTGTGCGATCAGCTCTCTGAAAAACTGGGGGTCCCCTCCGAGCGATTTATCGCCTTAAACTATGGCTGCGTCGGATTTATCGAGCTGCTGAACCGGGCTTCCAAACTGCTGGAAAACCATCCCGCCGGCGTGCATATTCCCCTGCTGACCGTTGAAACTCCCGAACACTGGCACGATTCCTCAGACAAGGCATTCTGCGGCATCGTCTCTGCTGGTGCCACCGGCACGACGTTGTGGAGTGGTCCCGGACATAGCCTGCTTCATGTGGAAACCTCAACCGAATATATTCCCGAAGAACGCCGTAAAGCGGATGTGCCTCTGTTCTGGACCGAACAGGGAGACATGTACGATTTCCGGGGACAGCCCGAGCACAAGCTCGTGATGCACATGGATGGCGAATCCGTGTTTCTGAACGGCGTTGACCTGATGCTCGAAGCCTGCCTGAAGTCTTATCAGGAAGTCTCTGAGACGACAGATCGGATTCTGATTGCCCCGCATCAGCCAAGCGGTAAACTGTTAAAAGCCATGATCGCCGCAGCGAAGCAGATTCCCATTTCCGCCGACTTCCTCAATAATCTGCCGAACTATGGGAATTCCATCTCCTCAACCATTCCCACGATTCTGGCGCGACTGGATGAAGTGGTGGAGAATAACGGTCATGCCCCTGTGAATCCGGGAGACCTGATTCTGCTGCCTGCAGCAGGCATCTGCATGGACCGTCTGACCGATTCCATGTGTATTGGCCGTGCGGCTTTGAGATGGCAGCCTGGTCGTTACCGGGACGAATCGTAA
- a CDS encoding DUF6677 family protein has protein sequence MTESQSKIELKNPVIAAILAFLIPGAGHFYQGRTFKAAIYCFCILSTFFCGMALGDWKTVYYQSWQGKRNLGYFAQIGVGLPALPALIQKQRYNKMAAPNNVARQGADSSFFETHPYRMELPLEAPFKGTLLDRGDDGNNINGKLDGYIKLKTVPGEFGPEVSGTFEGTLDNKPIEPLQLADPVGIGLPLGGDHNRPLECAVVREVNGRRTDTGHIEGAIPRSFLNWFEMPLTDHELDDINKKLGKRYEFAVVFTWIAGLLNLLVIWDAFEGPAYGRGDEEESKPDDKQPEPVKS, from the coding sequence ATGACCGAGAGTCAGAGTAAAATCGAATTAAAAAATCCGGTGATCGCCGCGATTCTGGCATTTCTCATTCCAGGAGCAGGACACTTCTACCAGGGACGGACCTTTAAAGCAGCCATCTACTGCTTCTGCATCTTAAGTACTTTTTTCTGTGGCATGGCGCTGGGTGACTGGAAAACCGTGTATTACCAGTCCTGGCAGGGAAAACGAAACCTGGGCTATTTTGCCCAAATCGGCGTTGGTTTGCCGGCACTACCCGCTTTGATTCAAAAACAGCGGTACAACAAAATGGCAGCCCCCAATAATGTGGCACGTCAGGGTGCTGACAGCAGTTTTTTTGAGACACACCCCTATCGGATGGAACTTCCACTGGAAGCACCCTTCAAGGGAACCCTGCTCGATCGCGGTGATGATGGCAATAACATTAACGGCAAGCTGGATGGATATATCAAACTGAAAACCGTTCCCGGTGAATTTGGACCTGAAGTTTCAGGGACCTTTGAAGGAACCCTGGACAATAAACCAATTGAACCATTGCAACTCGCGGACCCTGTGGGGATTGGATTACCACTGGGAGGTGATCACAACCGGCCTCTCGAATGCGCGGTCGTACGTGAAGTCAACGGCAGGCGGACTGATACAGGCCATATCGAAGGTGCAATTCCACGCTCTTTCCTGAACTGGTTTGAAATGCCTTTAACCGATCATGAGTTGGACGATATCAACAAAAAATTAGGGAAACGTTACGAATTTGCCGTGGTCTTCACCTGGATTGCAGGTCTGTTAAACCTGCTGGTTATCTGGGATGCCTTTGAGGGCCCTGCTTATGGCAGAGGTGATGAAGAAGAATCAAAACCGGATGATAAGCAGCCGGAGCCTGTCAAATCCTGA
- a CDS encoding 3'-5' exoribonuclease YhaM family protein gives MNQSRQVLMLSEMEPGQFADSFVLLVSRERATTRDGKPYFRVQFRDHALTATAMVWSDTPWFSDCDANWTEGEFYKVRARYDESKYGPQLDIDRIRPVNEEDAEDGFDPGLYYSRSRFSSEEMFSELMEITREQITEIPLQKLVLDILTQYADQIKTIAAASKNHHAFTGGYLEHVLSVTKTACFLADKYQAYYQQMQPPLNKSLVIAGAILHDIGKLTELEYRPHGSRYTPAGRLIGHILLGRDLVREHASRMEGLNPDTLLRLEHMIVSHQNLPEWGSPIAPHTPEALLVHYADDIDAKFHMMATTLENILPGNEDEFSGRDNALRRSIFLGLKSPEETGE, from the coding sequence ATGAATCAATCACGCCAAGTTTTGATGTTGAGCGAAATGGAACCCGGACAGTTCGCGGACAGTTTTGTGTTACTGGTGTCCCGAGAACGTGCGACGACCCGCGATGGAAAACCTTATTTTCGCGTTCAATTTCGCGATCATGCACTCACTGCCACAGCCATGGTCTGGAGCGACACACCCTGGTTTAGCGATTGTGATGCCAACTGGACAGAGGGAGAATTTTACAAAGTCCGAGCCCGTTATGATGAAAGCAAATATGGCCCCCAACTGGATATAGATCGAATTCGTCCGGTGAATGAGGAAGATGCTGAGGATGGTTTTGATCCAGGCCTGTACTATTCCCGGTCCCGTTTTTCGAGCGAAGAGATGTTCTCTGAGCTGATGGAAATCACACGAGAGCAGATTACGGAAATCCCGCTGCAGAAACTGGTATTGGACATACTGACGCAGTACGCGGATCAGATTAAAACGATTGCCGCTGCCAGCAAAAACCATCATGCGTTCACAGGTGGCTATCTCGAACACGTGTTGTCAGTGACGAAAACGGCCTGTTTTCTGGCGGACAAGTATCAGGCCTATTATCAGCAGATGCAGCCGCCTCTGAATAAATCACTGGTCATAGCCGGTGCAATTCTGCACGATATCGGTAAACTGACTGAACTGGAATATCGACCTCACGGGTCCCGTTATACTCCTGCGGGACGTCTGATTGGACATATTCTACTGGGCCGGGATCTGGTCCGCGAACATGCCTCCCGGATGGAGGGGCTTAACCCGGACACATTGCTGCGACTGGAACATATGATTGTGTCCCATCAGAATTTACCGGAGTGGGGTTCGCCTATTGCCCCGCATACCCCGGAAGCATTACTGGTACACTATGCAGATGACATCGACGCCAAGTTTCATATGATGGCGACCACACTGGAAAATATTCTGCCCGGAAACGAAGATGAGTTCTCGGGGCGCGACAATGCGCTCCGACGCAGTATTTTTCTGGGGTTGAAGTCTCCAGAAGAAACGGGTGAATGA
- a CDS encoding DUF2752 domain-containing protein, translating into MNSNSKPTAKSTDSSFLSAFRMLHPGTSIGWKMRLLLIGWSLFLIAGFGVAIQTTPDSRGFGTHQKLGFAPCVIKTRFSIPCPSCGMTTSFSHFVRGQFRQSAQANTSGLVLAVICLVMIPWSWISVYRRRFWLVSQPETCLLWLICSLVSITVIEWAFRLNF; encoded by the coding sequence ATGAATTCCAATTCCAAACCAACGGCCAAATCGACAGACAGTTCATTCCTGTCAGCGTTTCGTATGCTGCATCCGGGGACTTCCATCGGATGGAAAATGCGATTACTGCTGATCGGCTGGAGTCTGTTTCTGATCGCAGGTTTTGGAGTGGCCATTCAAACGACACCGGATTCACGTGGATTTGGTACTCATCAAAAACTTGGTTTTGCACCTTGTGTAATAAAAACGCGATTCTCCATTCCCTGTCCCAGTTGTGGGATGACAACTTCCTTTTCACATTTTGTTCGAGGTCAGTTCCGTCAGTCTGCCCAGGCCAATACCTCCGGTCTGGTGCTGGCAGTCATTTGCCTGGTGATGATTCCCTGGTCCTGGATCAGTGTCTATCGCCGGCGATTCTGGCTGGTCTCTCAACCTGAAACCTGTCTGCTCTGGTTAATCTGTAGTCTGGTATCGATTACAGTCATCGAGTGGGCGTTTCGATTGAACTTTTAA